In the Haloferula helveola genome, one interval contains:
- a CDS encoding MFS transporter, producing MSKEQNGRLGWVERIGYGLGDLASNLYFQMFNMFLLFYYTDVFGISAAAVSWIFLLSRVWDAVNDPVMGVIADRTRTRWGSFRPFILWFAIPFGVAGYFMFYSPDLSPGWKIAYAALTYTLVSMLYTAVNIPYSGLMAVISPSSAERARVSSIRFIFAFLGGWVIVQFLPPLKESLGGGDDVIGFRNTMLLFAAMATILFLLTFATTKERVAPEATTSDRKQLGEDIKTLVTTRPWLILVFAGLINLTAVAIKNGSNIFYFKYVVPGTSDVEVASFGSGGWMAMILGVMCTGLLIKFFEKRKLIIWLTIIGGIGMALPYWIDPGLRITMPGVETGAYSIFGLEMTSVVFFPENPRWIYIINLLGSFAAGPPVALVWTMYTDVAAFIRWKHNRRITGLVVSAAVFSQKFGMAIGGWFAGMLLTWCGFKANMEQTDTSKHGILLLFSLIPAVLIVGQGVAMFFYRLTDGQMREIEKELDEQEAASVPV from the coding sequence ATGAGCAAGGAACAGAACGGACGACTCGGTTGGGTCGAGCGCATCGGGTACGGCCTCGGGGATTTGGCCTCGAACCTCTACTTCCAGATGTTCAACATGTTCCTGCTCTTCTACTACACCGACGTCTTCGGGATCTCGGCGGCGGCAGTGAGTTGGATCTTCCTGCTGTCGCGGGTGTGGGACGCGGTCAACGACCCGGTGATGGGAGTCATTGCCGACCGGACCCGTACGAGGTGGGGTAGCTTCCGGCCGTTCATTCTCTGGTTCGCCATTCCGTTCGGAGTCGCCGGCTACTTCATGTTCTATTCGCCCGACCTCTCGCCGGGTTGGAAGATCGCTTACGCCGCACTGACCTACACGCTGGTGTCGATGCTCTACACGGCGGTGAACATTCCCTACTCCGGTCTGATGGCGGTGATCAGTCCGTCCTCGGCGGAGCGGGCGAGGGTGTCCTCGATCCGATTCATTTTCGCGTTCCTCGGTGGCTGGGTCATCGTCCAGTTCCTGCCGCCGCTGAAGGAGTCGCTGGGCGGTGGCGACGACGTGATCGGGTTCCGCAATACGATGCTGCTTTTCGCGGCGATGGCGACGATCCTGTTCCTGCTCACCTTCGCGACCACGAAAGAGCGCGTGGCGCCTGAAGCGACGACATCTGACCGAAAACAGCTGGGGGAGGACATCAAGACGCTGGTGACCACCCGGCCCTGGCTGATCCTGGTCTTCGCCGGGCTGATCAACCTGACCGCCGTTGCGATCAAGAACGGATCGAACATCTTTTACTTCAAGTATGTCGTTCCGGGAACGAGCGACGTCGAGGTGGCCAGCTTCGGATCGGGCGGGTGGATGGCGATGATCCTGGGCGTGATGTGCACGGGGTTGCTGATCAAGTTCTTCGAAAAGCGGAAGCTGATCATCTGGCTGACCATCATCGGTGGCATCGGGATGGCGTTGCCGTACTGGATCGATCCGGGTCTGCGGATCACGATGCCGGGAGTCGAGACGGGGGCCTACTCGATCTTCGGGCTTGAGATGACAAGTGTCGTGTTCTTCCCGGAGAACCCGCGTTGGATCTACATCATCAACCTGCTCGGTTCTTTCGCCGCCGGTCCTCCGGTCGCGCTGGTCTGGACGATGTATACCGATGTCGCAGCTTTCATCCGCTGGAAGCACAACCGTCGAATTACGGGACTTGTCGTATCGGCTGCCGTGTTCTCCCAGAAGTTCGGCATGGCGATCGGCGGATGGTTTGCCGGCATGCTGCTCACGTGGTGCGGATTCAAAGCGAACATGGAGCAGACCGATACCTCCAAGCACGGGATCCTGCTCCTGTTCTCGCTGATTCCCGCGGTGCTGATCGTCGGCCAGGGAGTCGCGATGTTCTTCTACCGCCTGACCGACGGTCAGATGCGGGAGATCGAAAAGGAGCTCGATGAACAGGAGGCCGCGTCGGTCCCGGTCTAG
- a CDS encoding substrate-binding domain-containing protein: MTAKKRPRAKLPQFDDGPSPDQPSILVAFDWFDHRIYKGIARFAVQAGWHLSPYLFSDRNVPFNWPGDGAITCYGPTLAPFIDSLTMPKVDVSVAKMPHTVPRVLNDNLLIGRLAAEHFLKRGFHHFAFFRWPAVEVNPIREASYRAALLESGVDKDHFHIIRQPGPKVLRDWAAHEKAILEQLEKLPRPLAVFTGQDNLGATLIEVCVRNGIHVPEEISVLGVDNIEFLCDCLAVPMSSVDTRLDELGYQAAKQLQRRMDGEIADDAPPLLIAPGRVVNRRSTEVLAVPHAGVAKALRLMRAAFSTPMTLEDVCEHVGMSKRGLEKAFRTHLQRSPAAELRRIRIDHAKRMLTETDIKIEAIARECGYCNSSNLSLAFKRDTKLSPRAYRRKFRTEEHPA; this comes from the coding sequence ATGACAGCGAAGAAGAGGCCGCGGGCGAAGCTTCCCCAGTTCGACGATGGACCATCCCCCGACCAACCGAGCATCCTCGTCGCCTTCGATTGGTTCGACCACCGCATCTACAAGGGCATCGCACGTTTCGCGGTCCAGGCGGGCTGGCACCTCTCCCCTTACCTCTTCTCGGATCGCAATGTCCCCTTCAATTGGCCGGGCGACGGCGCGATCACCTGCTACGGTCCGACCCTTGCCCCCTTCATCGACTCGCTGACGATGCCGAAGGTCGATGTCAGTGTGGCCAAGATGCCGCATACGGTCCCGCGGGTCCTCAACGACAACCTGCTGATCGGCCGGCTCGCCGCGGAGCACTTTCTCAAGCGCGGCTTCCACCACTTCGCCTTCTTCCGCTGGCCCGCGGTCGAGGTGAACCCGATCCGTGAGGCATCCTACCGCGCGGCGCTTCTGGAGTCTGGCGTCGACAAGGATCACTTTCACATCATCCGGCAGCCGGGACCGAAGGTGCTCCGCGACTGGGCCGCCCACGAAAAGGCGATCCTCGAACAACTGGAAAAGCTCCCCCGCCCGCTGGCGGTGTTCACCGGACAGGACAACCTCGGCGCGACCCTGATCGAGGTCTGCGTTCGAAATGGCATCCATGTTCCCGAAGAGATCTCCGTACTCGGCGTCGATAACATCGAGTTTCTTTGCGACTGTCTCGCGGTGCCGATGTCGAGTGTCGACACCCGACTCGACGAGCTCGGCTATCAAGCCGCGAAGCAACTGCAGCGCCGCATGGACGGAGAGATCGCTGACGATGCCCCGCCGCTTCTGATCGCGCCCGGGCGCGTGGTCAACCGCCGCAGCACCGAGGTTCTCGCCGTACCGCATGCGGGGGTGGCCAAGGCCCTTCGGCTGATGCGTGCCGCCTTCAGCACCCCGATGACCCTCGAGGATGTCTGCGAGCACGTCGGGATGTCGAAGCGAGGCCTCGAGAAGGCCTTCCGCACCCACCTGCAGCGTTCGCCCGCGGCCGAACTCCGACGGATCCGGATCGACCACGCCAAAAGGATGCTCACCGAGACCGACATCAAGATCGAGGCGATCGCACGCGAGTGCGGCTACTGCAACAGCTCGAACCTGAGCCTTGCTTTCAAGCGCGACACCAAACTCTCACCACGAGCCTACCGCCGGAAGTTCCGCACGGAGGAACACCCTGCCTAG
- a CDS encoding sulfatase-like hydrolase/transferase, translated as MRLILPAVLASVFALPVSRAEQPNVLFIAVDDLVPTLGCYGDPVALTPEIDGLASQGMTFLNHHCNWTVCGPSRAALTTSLMPEETGVMGFKAIRHPDFLPDVITLPQHFKNEGYETACTGKFHDPRTVGDTGSALDANDQFPDGANIDDPLSWSIAYVKAASGYSPSGKPAVDDSDTEPFANYGDHHIKEEGLALIDTLSSGSKPFFLAVGFKKPHLGFYAPRQFWDLYDRSSMPLAPFSAHPAGESTFTGATLDFHSELQGYTPYDTSWPPSEAQQRELVHGYYACVSMVDALVGELIDKLAVTADPVQAGKNLDETTIIVLWGDHGFHLGDHGRWGKHSAMEEATRCPLIIYDPRDPKAPGTNSTATPVNTIDIYPTLCEMTGLPIPEQPSSNTVTTGRPLRGRSLVPVLDGSREAVHHGAITHFNNGGRYGYAYRTERFRYIEWVDGSGNVDGVDLYDYVDDPLETRNLAADDAYAAIVYQLSRSMRAETTTNGAERLNLAAPSTTGDGAFLPDVSIDLVGSGMVELAWPDSGGVSYRVLGDDDLVDPWTDDANDVPASPAELAATAARRFFRITFDDNVPPVFLSDPVLKADATPDAAYTGSLAGDVSDPGDTLTFTKLDGPAWLSIGSDGALTGTPAVGDLGAGWFTVEVSDTAGASAFAKVQISVTNETVPPSATVLEHWEFEDVAGTQFTGLANSAGSASFSGNKDQVQTDGAGNLVFGVGADASDNVFRNATLTVPGQTTGVFEMEWTYPSATIEGGDATGANVGFGFRDAGGTDLFLVRLQRQNSELRLQHRVGTSNTDLEDFNATTIADLRVRVVADLDADTFDVYWQLGAGPEQSSTGIAMSATGLNFDEVRMTANTNTTDWGATDSVSVGELKVSELP; from the coding sequence ATGAGACTTATCCTGCCGGCCGTGTTGGCCTCCGTATTCGCGCTTCCCGTGTCCCGGGCGGAGCAGCCGAACGTGCTTTTCATTGCCGTCGACGATCTCGTGCCGACGCTCGGTTGCTACGGTGATCCGGTGGCGCTGACGCCCGAAATCGACGGGCTCGCTTCGCAGGGCATGACCTTTCTGAACCACCACTGCAACTGGACGGTGTGCGGGCCCTCGAGGGCGGCGCTTACGACCAGTCTGATGCCGGAGGAGACAGGGGTCATGGGCTTCAAGGCGATCCGCCATCCGGACTTTCTGCCGGACGTGATCACGCTGCCGCAGCACTTCAAGAACGAGGGCTACGAGACCGCCTGCACCGGGAAATTCCATGACCCGCGAACCGTGGGCGACACCGGGAGCGCGCTCGACGCCAATGACCAGTTTCCCGACGGGGCGAACATCGACGACCCGCTCTCGTGGTCGATCGCCTATGTGAAGGCTGCGTCCGGTTACAGTCCGTCGGGCAAGCCGGCGGTCGATGATTCCGATACCGAGCCCTTCGCGAACTACGGCGATCATCATATCAAGGAGGAGGGTTTGGCGTTGATCGATACGCTTTCCTCCGGCAGCAAGCCGTTCTTCCTCGCGGTCGGATTCAAGAAGCCGCACCTGGGGTTCTACGCGCCTCGTCAGTTCTGGGATCTCTACGACCGAAGCTCAATGCCGCTGGCTCCTTTCAGCGCCCATCCGGCCGGCGAAAGCACCTTCACGGGGGCGACGCTCGACTTTCACAGCGAGCTGCAAGGCTACACGCCGTATGATACGAGCTGGCCGCCGAGCGAGGCGCAGCAGCGCGAGCTGGTCCACGGCTACTATGCCTGCGTATCGATGGTGGATGCGCTGGTCGGGGAACTCATCGACAAGCTGGCGGTGACCGCTGACCCGGTGCAGGCCGGCAAGAATCTGGATGAGACGACGATCATCGTGCTCTGGGGTGATCACGGTTTCCACCTCGGCGATCACGGCCGGTGGGGCAAACACTCGGCGATGGAGGAGGCGACCCGTTGCCCGTTGATTATCTATGATCCGCGGGATCCCAAGGCGCCCGGAACCAACTCGACGGCCACGCCGGTCAACACGATCGATATCTACCCGACGCTTTGCGAGATGACCGGGCTTCCGATCCCCGAGCAACCGAGCAGCAACACCGTAACGACCGGCCGACCGCTGCGCGGGCGGAGTCTGGTGCCGGTGCTCGACGGTTCCCGGGAAGCCGTGCATCACGGCGCTATCACCCACTTCAACAACGGCGGCCGCTACGGTTACGCCTACCGGACCGAGCGGTTCCGCTACATCGAGTGGGTGGACGGGTCCGGGAATGTCGATGGCGTCGATCTCTACGACTACGTCGATGATCCCCTTGAGACGCGCAACCTCGCGGCGGATGACGCCTATGCGGCGATCGTCTACCAGCTCTCGCGGTCGATGCGGGCCGAGACGACGACCAACGGCGCCGAGCGGTTGAACCTCGCGGCGCCGTCGACCACCGGTGATGGAGCTTTCCTCCCCGACGTTTCGATTGATTTGGTTGGATCGGGGATGGTCGAGCTCGCGTGGCCCGACAGCGGTGGGGTGAGCTATCGAGTCCTCGGTGATGATGATCTGGTGGATCCGTGGACGGACGATGCGAATGATGTGCCCGCCTCGCCGGCCGAGCTTGCGGCGACCGCCGCCCGGCGCTTCTTCCGGATCACCTTCGACGACAATGTGCCGCCGGTCTTTCTTTCCGACCCTGTGCTCAAGGCGGATGCGACTCCCGATGCCGCCTACACGGGGAGCCTCGCGGGTGATGTCTCGGATCCCGGCGACACCCTGACCTTCACCAAGCTCGACGGTCCGGCGTGGCTGTCGATCGGAAGCGATGGCGCGTTGACCGGAACGCCGGCAGTTGGAGATCTCGGGGCGGGCTGGTTCACGGTTGAGGTCAGCGATACCGCAGGAGCCTCGGCATTTGCCAAAGTCCAGATCTCGGTGACCAACGAGACTGTTCCTCCTTCGGCCACGGTGCTGGAACACTGGGAGTTCGAGGACGTCGCGGGCACCCAGTTCACGGGGCTTGCGAATTCCGCAGGTAGCGCCTCGTTCTCGGGGAACAAGGACCAGGTGCAGACCGATGGTGCCGGGAATCTGGTGTTCGGCGTCGGAGCGGACGCCTCCGATAATGTCTTCCGCAACGCGACGCTGACGGTTCCGGGGCAAACCACCGGAGTCTTCGAAATGGAGTGGACTTATCCTTCGGCAACCATCGAAGGAGGTGATGCAACCGGTGCGAATGTCGGATTCGGTTTCCGGGATGCTGGCGGCACCGACCTCTTCCTGGTGCGTCTCCAGCGCCAGAACAGCGAGCTGCGACTCCAGCACCGGGTCGGGACCTCGAATACCGATCTGGAAGATTTCAACGCCACCACGATCGCCGATTTGCGGGTGCGGGTGGTGGCGGACCTCGATGCCGATACCTTTGACGTCTACTGGCAGCTCGGGGCCGGCCCGGAGCAGAGCTCGACCGGCATCGCCATGTCGGCCACGGGCCTGAATTTCGACGAAGTGCGGATGACCGCCAACACCAACACCACCGACTGGGGGGCGACCGATTCGGTATCGGTCGGTGAACTCAAGGTTTCCGAACTCCCCTGA
- a CDS encoding carbohydrate binding domain-containing protein, which produces MTRKIFCYSVLIGACVGLGSAEPLIKNGEFEKPLAPWKLFSIKDTPATDRAVADGVLTIKAADASGKPGNRQLIQEVAVEAGRTYSLSFDIKGDLEKGKEVVVVVTTGPGKFAYFNRVPITADWTSKKLRITPKETDGTDAPTLKFLLGDLKGDVSLRKVSLEATE; this is translated from the coding sequence ATGACCAGGAAAATCTTTTGCTACAGTGTGCTGATCGGCGCCTGTGTTGGCCTTGGCTCGGCAGAGCCTCTCATCAAGAACGGCGAGTTCGAGAAACCGTTGGCACCTTGGAAATTGTTCTCCATCAAGGACACCCCAGCGACGGATCGGGCGGTCGCCGACGGTGTGCTGACCATCAAGGCCGCCGACGCGAGCGGCAAACCCGGCAACCGGCAACTGATTCAGGAAGTGGCGGTCGAGGCGGGGAGGACCTACTCGCTGAGCTTCGATATCAAAGGCGACCTCGAGAAAGGCAAGGAAGTGGTGGTTGTGGTGACGACGGGCCCGGGAAAATTTGCCTACTTCAATCGGGTGCCGATCACTGCGGATTGGACCAGCAAGAAACTCCGGATCACCCCCAAGGAGACGGACGGCACGGATGCGCCCACGCTCAAGTTCCTGCTCGGGGACCTGAAGGGTGATGTTTCGCTGCGCAAGGTTTCGCTCGAAGCCACCGAGTAA